The following proteins are co-located in the Pseudomonas fluorescens genome:
- a CDS encoding response regulator transcription factor, which yields MNSHLFPHIGKVIASTGSRHFPRMLHDLILTQLAVDATHITQLRVSAEGQTRRRISPVYTDSVAALGAEQPAAQLHLTRRKDDVRYVLSVYRSHQSESFSAQERNMLQDFSTLLLPMVEKHITAIQPGRPCNDAAEPEKPGIETLRRRIEERLLHSGLSLSKRELEVCVGLLAGRTAPELAEQLTLKVNTIESYLKRAAIKLGISGRHSLLRWMYATEEGLTPPL from the coding sequence ATGAACTCACACCTGTTCCCCCATATAGGCAAAGTCATCGCCAGCACCGGCAGCCGCCATTTCCCACGCATGCTGCATGACCTGATCCTTACTCAACTGGCAGTGGACGCCACCCATATCACCCAATTGCGGGTGAGTGCAGAGGGGCAAACGCGACGCCGGATCAGCCCGGTCTACACCGACTCGGTCGCGGCCTTGGGCGCAGAGCAACCCGCCGCACAACTGCACCTCACACGCCGCAAGGACGATGTGCGCTACGTGCTGTCGGTGTATCGCTCACATCAGTCCGAGAGCTTTTCGGCGCAGGAACGCAACATGCTGCAGGACTTCTCCACGCTGTTGCTGCCCATGGTCGAGAAACACATCACCGCCATCCAGCCCGGCCGCCCCTGCAACGATGCAGCGGAGCCGGAAAAACCAGGCATCGAAACCCTGCGCCGGCGCATCGAAGAACGCCTGCTGCACTCGGGCCTGAGCTTGTCCAAGCGTGAACTTGAGGTGTGCGTGGGCCTGCTGGCCGGGCGCACGGCACCGGAGTTGGCAGAGCAATTGACGTTGAAGGTCAACACCATCGAGAGCTACCTCAAACGCGCGGCGATCAAACTGGGGATCAGCGGGCGGCACTCGTTGTTGCGGTGGATGTACGCCACCGAAGAAGGGCTGACCCCGCCGCTCTGA
- a CDS encoding Lrp/AsnC family transcriptional regulator: protein MPISLDRTDKALLNALQGNARLTVAELAERVALTTSPCWRRVRNLEESGVISGYQAILSPKALGYGVTAFVSIMMESHTQEIARAFEQRLLEIPEIVACHNVSGRYDFLLEVVAKDLESFGEFAREVLQTLPCVKEIYSSFSYKSVRRLRVIPLPG from the coding sequence ATGCCCATCAGCCTGGATCGCACCGACAAAGCGCTCTTGAACGCCCTGCAAGGCAATGCCCGCCTGACCGTGGCCGAGTTGGCCGAGCGTGTTGCCTTGACCACGTCGCCGTGCTGGCGACGGGTGCGCAATCTGGAGGAGAGCGGGGTGATCAGCGGCTATCAGGCGATCCTCTCGCCCAAGGCGCTGGGGTATGGCGTGACGGCCTTTGTCAGCATCATGATGGAGAGCCACACCCAGGAAATCGCTCGCGCGTTTGAGCAACGATTGCTGGAGATTCCCGAGATCGTGGCGTGCCACAACGTGTCGGGGCGCTATGACTTTTTACTTGAGGTAGTGGCCAAGGATCTGGAGTCGTTTGGCGAGTTTGCGCGGGAGGTGTTGCAGACCTTGCCGTGCGTCAAAGAGATCTATTCGAGCTTTTCCTACAAGTCGGTGCGGCGGTTGCGGGTGATACCTTTGCCTGGGTGA
- a CDS encoding AraC family transcriptional regulator gives MAWLAADASFDPDCLAAPVVGIAALLGDHDSGLHRHQRGQLLFTRQGCTRITLDNQLCLLPPSRAAWIPCGVPHRAVMHKTVDYRSLYVSPALAEQLPNQVRVIEVSTLLHAVLEPMAMAPYETDWHSGRYAHLLALCLDEIQAAAEQPMLLPLPQDKRLAPLLADLETLPPTLQDLEKQIGASTKTIGRIFLRETGLGYQQWRQQWRLMRVIELLATGRNVGYCAFELGFASDSALIAFFKRMTGTTPRGYLKTH, from the coding sequence ATGGCTTGGCTTGCCGCCGATGCATCCTTCGATCCCGACTGCCTGGCGGCGCCCGTTGTGGGCATCGCCGCGCTGCTCGGCGACCATGACTCCGGCCTGCATCGGCACCAGCGCGGGCAACTATTGTTCACTCGACAAGGGTGCACCCGTATCACCCTGGACAACCAACTGTGCCTGCTGCCGCCCTCCCGTGCGGCGTGGATACCCTGCGGCGTGCCCCATCGCGCGGTGATGCATAAAACAGTGGATTACCGTTCGTTGTACGTGAGCCCGGCATTGGCCGAGCAATTGCCAAACCAGGTACGGGTCATTGAAGTCAGCACCTTGCTGCACGCGGTGCTGGAACCGATGGCGATGGCCCCCTACGAGACCGATTGGCACAGTGGCCGATATGCCCATCTGTTGGCCTTGTGCCTGGACGAAATCCAGGCTGCCGCCGAGCAGCCGATGCTCCTGCCATTGCCGCAGGACAAACGCCTGGCCCCCTTGCTGGCCGACCTCGAAACATTGCCACCCACACTGCAAGACCTGGAAAAGCAAATTGGCGCCAGCACCAAGACCATCGGCCGGATTTTCCTGCGGGAAACCGGCCTGGGCTATCAGCAATGGCGCCAGCAGTGGCGCTTGATGCGAGTCATCGAATTGCTCGCCACGGGACGTAACGTGGGCTACTGCGCCTTCGAACTGGGCTTTGCCAGTGACAGCGCGTTGATCGCCTTCTTCAAACGCATGACCGGCACCACGCCACGCGGGTACTTGAAGACACACTGA
- a CDS encoding glutamine synthetase family protein: MNAPFDQLSAWLKEHKITEVECVISDLTGIARGKIAPTNKFLHERGMRLPESVLLQTVTGDFVDDDIYYDLLDPADIDMICRPVSNATYVVPWAIEPTAIVIHDTFDKQGNPIELSPRNVLKKVLQLYTDQGWQPIVAPEMEFYLTQRCEDPDLPLKTPVGRSGRAETGRQSFSIDAANEFDPLFEDVYDWCELQGLDLDTLIHEDGPAQMEINFRHGDALDLADQITVFKRTLREAALKHNVAATFMAKPVADEPGSAMHLHQSVVDIATGKPVFVDADGKMSQLFLHHIGGLQKYIPKLLPMFAPNVNSFRRFLPDTSAPVNVEWGEENRTVGLRVPTSSPDAMRVENRLPGADANPYLAIAASLLCGYLGMIEQIEPSAPVEGRAYERRNLRLPFTLEDALARMEDCDTVKQYLGDKFVRGYVAVKRAEHENFKRVISSWEREFLLLSV; the protein is encoded by the coding sequence ATGAACGCCCCCTTCGATCAGCTGTCCGCCTGGCTGAAAGAACACAAGATTACCGAAGTCGAATGCGTGATCAGTGATTTGACTGGCATCGCACGCGGCAAGATTGCGCCCACCAACAAGTTCCTGCATGAGCGAGGCATGCGCCTGCCGGAAAGTGTGTTGCTGCAAACGGTGACCGGGGACTTTGTCGACGACGATATCTACTACGACCTGCTCGACCCGGCCGACATCGACATGATCTGCCGCCCGGTGTCCAACGCCACGTACGTGGTGCCATGGGCCATCGAGCCTACGGCCATCGTGATCCACGACACCTTCGACAAGCAGGGCAATCCCATCGAGCTGTCGCCGCGCAATGTGCTGAAAAAAGTCCTGCAGCTTTATACCGACCAAGGCTGGCAGCCGATTGTCGCGCCGGAAATGGAGTTCTACCTGACCCAGCGCTGCGAAGACCCCGACCTGCCGCTGAAAACCCCGGTGGGCCGTTCCGGCCGCGCGGAAACCGGACGCCAGTCGTTTTCCATCGACGCCGCCAACGAATTCGATCCACTGTTCGAAGACGTCTACGACTGGTGCGAGCTCCAGGGCCTGGACCTCGACACGCTGATCCACGAGGACGGCCCGGCGCAGATGGAAATCAACTTCCGCCACGGTGACGCCCTGGATCTGGCCGACCAGATCACCGTGTTCAAACGCACCCTGCGCGAGGCTGCGCTCAAGCACAACGTGGCGGCCACCTTCATGGCCAAGCCCGTCGCCGACGAACCGGGCAGCGCCATGCACTTGCACCAGAGCGTGGTGGACATTGCCACGGGCAAGCCGGTATTTGTCGACGCCGACGGCAAGATGAGCCAACTGTTTTTGCACCACATCGGCGGCCTGCAAAAGTACATCCCCAAGCTGCTGCCGATGTTCGCTCCCAATGTGAACTCGTTCCGCCGCTTTCTGCCGGACACCTCGGCGCCGGTCAATGTCGAGTGGGGCGAAGAAAACCGCACCGTCGGCCTGCGCGTGCCGACTTCCAGCCCCGACGCGATGCGCGTGGAAAACCGCCTGCCGGGCGCGGATGCCAACCCCTATCTGGCGATTGCCGCCAGCTTGCTGTGTGGTTACCTGGGCATGATCGAACAGATCGAGCCGAGCGCGCCGGTGGAAGGCCGCGCCTATGAACGCCGCAACCTGCGCCTGCCGTTCACCCTCGAAGATGCGCTGGCGCGCATGGAAGATTGCGACACGGTCAAGCAGTACCTGGGCGATAAGTTCGTGCGCGGCTACGTCGCGGTCAAACGCGCCGAGCACGAAAATTTCAAGCGGGTGATCAGTTCCTGGGAGCGTGAGTTCCTGCTGTTGAGCGTCTAA
- a CDS encoding methionine gamma-lyase — protein sequence MNNKHNTFGFSTRAIHHGYDPKDHHGALVPPIYLSATFAFPTVEYGAACFAGEASGHFYTRISNPTLALLESRMATLENGEAAVAFSSGMGAIAATFWTLLRPGDEVIVSQTLYGCTFALLHHGIGEFGIKVRHVDLTDLAALRAALTPATRMIYCETPANPNLRLVDITAVAALAHQQPNITVVVDNTYCTPYLQRPLELGADVVVHSATKYLSGHGDITAGIAVSNQALAQRIRLQGLKDLTGAVMSPQDASLLMRGLKTLALRMDRHCSNAQAVAEALQAHPAVQWVTYPGLRSFAQYELAARQMKQSGGMIAFELKGGIETGRRFMNALRLFTRAVSLGDAESLAQHPASMTHSTYTPEERAQHGISEGLVRLSVGLEDVADLLADIHQALAKCSRTALRRALSDEHAMK from the coding sequence ATGAACAATAAACACAACACATTCGGCTTTTCCACCCGCGCCATCCACCACGGTTATGACCCCAAGGACCATCACGGCGCACTCGTGCCGCCGATCTACCTGTCCGCCACGTTCGCTTTTCCCACGGTCGAATACGGCGCTGCCTGCTTTGCCGGTGAAGCCAGCGGGCATTTCTATACGCGGATTTCCAACCCGACCCTGGCCCTGCTGGAGTCGCGCATGGCGACCCTGGAAAACGGTGAGGCGGCCGTGGCGTTCAGTTCCGGCATGGGCGCGATTGCTGCGACGTTCTGGACCCTGCTGCGCCCAGGCGATGAAGTGATCGTCAGCCAGACCCTCTATGGCTGCACCTTCGCCCTGCTGCACCACGGCATCGGTGAATTCGGTATCAAGGTGCGCCATGTCGACCTCACCGACCTGGCCGCCCTGCGCGCGGCACTCACCCCCGCCACCCGGATGATCTACTGCGAGACCCCGGCCAACCCCAACCTGCGATTGGTGGATATTACCGCCGTGGCCGCACTGGCGCATCAGCAGCCCAACATCACCGTGGTGGTCGACAACACTTACTGCACGCCTTACCTGCAACGCCCCCTGGAACTGGGGGCCGACGTGGTGGTGCACTCGGCCACCAAATACCTCAGCGGCCACGGTGATATCACCGCCGGTATCGCCGTGAGCAATCAGGCCCTGGCGCAACGCATCCGCCTGCAAGGGCTCAAAGACCTGACCGGCGCAGTGATGTCGCCGCAGGACGCGTCACTGTTGATGCGCGGCCTCAAGACGCTGGCCCTGCGCATGGACCGCCATTGCAGCAACGCCCAGGCGGTGGCCGAAGCCTTGCAGGCGCACCCGGCCGTGCAGTGGGTGACCTATCCCGGGCTGCGCTCTTTCGCGCAATACGAATTGGCGGCACGCCAGATGAAACAGTCCGGCGGCATGATTGCCTTTGAACTCAAGGGCGGCATCGAGACCGGTCGGCGCTTCATGAATGCCCTCAGGTTATTCACCCGCGCAGTCAGCCTGGGCGACGCCGAGTCGCTGGCCCAGCACCCCGCCAGCATGACCCATTCCACCTACACCCCGGAAGAACGTGCGCAACACGGTATCAGCGAGGGGCTGGTGCGGTTGTCGGTCGGGCTTGAGGACGTCGCCGACCTGCTGGCAGACATCCATCAGGCGCTGGCCAAATGCAGCCGCACTGCGCTGCGTCGGGCTTTGAGCGACGAGCACGCCATGAAATAA
- a CDS encoding TonB-dependent siderophore receptor — protein MVLRFRPVVTSRFALGLLLSGGIGSSPAADIELPAVQVQGQEESGYRTDTASVGGFNEAPLLDTPASITVINAALIKDQQARLLSEVLRNDASVGDSYAPIGYYENFVVRGFSLNAASSYKINGRTITGEQNVALENKQQVEVLKGLAGLQSGISEPSGVINYVTKRPEDVRSVTVATDDRGSGYIATDVGGWFGSEQQFGLRANVAHEDLNAYVEHANGQRDFVSLAFDWNISPDALLQLDAEYQTKQQRSVPGYQLLGGTQVPHDASPKKLLGHQSGSHPVGIDALNLTGKFEYRFSDQWKGTVSAARSKVVIDDYSSFAWGGDTQGVGNYFSPEGNYDIYDYRSPDDTRRDDEVQAAMTGLFDTAGLGHELTFGTSAFRRVIDKRKSVNEWIGSGNIYEDAPTFTPTDKPLNDSHRNLDSRQYGLFVTDRIRFNEQWQTILGGREVRLDEKAFDENGNASRHTQQYVFLPQASLIYTPVENISLYTRYSKGLSLGGTAPWFATNSGDTLAPTVSRQIEAGVKYDWRRISFAAAVFQTRQAYQYARPAGDTFTYVQQGEQKNTGLELSANGWATDRLQIATSVAAIRARVNNSGTPDYEGHQAINVPTLRASVYADYALPWMNGLALLGGVQYSARKYANRSGNVEVGDYAVVNVGSRYTTKIDGYETVFRLSVDNLFDKRYWRDAGEYMGDDYLFQGAPLTARLSASVNF, from the coding sequence ATGGTTTTGCGTTTTCGCCCCGTCGTCACGTCACGTTTTGCCCTTGGTTTGCTGCTCAGTGGCGGTATCGGTAGCAGCCCGGCGGCTGACATAGAACTGCCGGCGGTACAGGTCCAGGGCCAGGAAGAATCCGGCTACCGCACGGACACCGCTTCGGTCGGCGGCTTCAATGAGGCCCCGCTGCTGGACACGCCGGCATCGATCACGGTGATTAACGCCGCGCTGATCAAGGACCAACAAGCGCGCCTGCTCAGTGAAGTGCTGCGCAACGATGCCTCGGTGGGCGACAGCTATGCGCCCATCGGCTACTACGAAAACTTTGTAGTGCGCGGCTTCTCGCTGAATGCCGCGAGCAGCTACAAGATCAACGGGCGCACCATCACCGGCGAACAGAACGTCGCCCTGGAAAACAAGCAGCAGGTGGAAGTGCTCAAGGGCCTGGCCGGTCTGCAAAGCGGGATTTCCGAACCCAGCGGCGTGATCAACTACGTGACCAAACGCCCGGAGGATGTACGTTCGGTGACGGTGGCCACCGATGACCGTGGCAGTGGCTATATCGCCACCGATGTCGGCGGCTGGTTTGGCAGCGAGCAGCAGTTCGGCCTGCGCGCCAACGTCGCCCATGAAGACCTCAACGCCTATGTGGAACATGCCAATGGCCAGCGCGATTTTGTGTCCCTGGCCTTCGACTGGAACATCAGCCCCGACGCGCTGCTGCAACTGGATGCGGAATACCAGACCAAGCAACAGCGCTCGGTGCCGGGTTATCAACTGTTGGGCGGCACGCAGGTGCCGCATGACGCCTCGCCAAAAAAACTGTTGGGGCACCAGAGTGGTTCCCACCCGGTCGGTATCGACGCGTTGAACCTCACCGGCAAGTTTGAGTACCGCTTCAGCGACCAGTGGAAAGGCACTGTGAGCGCGGCGCGCAGCAAGGTGGTAATTGATGACTACAGTTCGTTTGCCTGGGGTGGCGACACTCAGGGCGTCGGCAATTACTTCAGCCCCGAAGGCAACTACGACATCTACGACTACCGCAGCCCCGATGACACCCGCCGCGACGATGAAGTCCAGGCGGCCATGACCGGGCTGTTCGACACTGCAGGCCTGGGCCATGAGCTGACCTTCGGCACCAGTGCGTTTCGCCGGGTGATCGACAAACGTAAGTCAGTCAATGAGTGGATCGGCAGCGGCAATATCTATGAGGATGCGCCCACCTTCACGCCTACCGATAAACCCCTGAACGACAGCCACCGCAACCTCGACAGCCGCCAATACGGGCTGTTCGTCACCGACCGCATCCGTTTCAACGAGCAATGGCAGACCATCCTCGGCGGTCGCGAAGTGCGCCTGGATGAAAAAGCTTTCGATGAGAATGGCAACGCATCACGCCACACCCAGCAATACGTGTTCCTGCCTCAAGCCTCGTTAATCTACACACCCGTGGAAAATATCTCGCTGTACACCCGCTACAGCAAGGGGCTTTCCCTGGGCGGCACTGCGCCGTGGTTCGCCACTAACAGCGGCGACACCCTGGCACCGACCGTCTCGCGGCAAATCGAAGCCGGTGTTAAATATGACTGGCGCCGCATCAGCTTCGCCGCCGCCGTATTCCAGACGCGCCAGGCTTATCAGTACGCCAGGCCCGCAGGCGACACCTTCACCTACGTGCAACAAGGCGAACAAAAAAACACTGGCCTGGAACTGTCCGCCAACGGCTGGGCCACCGACCGCCTGCAAATCGCAACCAGCGTGGCGGCGATTCGCGCGCGGGTGAACAACAGTGGCACGCCAGATTATGAAGGTCACCAGGCGATCAATGTGCCCACACTGCGCGCCAGTGTGTACGCCGACTACGCGTTGCCATGGATGAATGGTTTAGCGCTGCTCGGCGGCGTGCAATACAGCGCCAGGAAATACGCCAACCGCAGCGGCAATGTGGAGGTCGGCGATTACGCAGTGGTCAATGTCGGCAGCCGTTACACCACTAAAATCGACGGTTATGAAACGGTGTTTCGCCTGAGCGTCGACAACCTGTTCGACAAGCGCTATTGGCGCGATGCAGGCGAGTACATGGGCGATGACTATCTGTTCCAGGGCGCACCGTTGACGGCGCGGCTGAGTGCTTCGGTCAACTTCTGA
- a CDS encoding MFS transporter, translating into MNLKKIGVLAVVLLMFPQLAQTLYSPALGDIGRAFAVGPERAGQTLSVYFLAFAFGVVVWGRLCDRWGRRPVMLAGLALYIGATALALGVSTFNALLLAQALAAFGAAVGSVATQTILRDRFHGAQLAQVFSIMGVALAASPALGLFSGATLVQHFGYRGMLTGLLLLALALWGWCVWALPETRPVSLPTASLLETLNLMLRDAAIWRSVGLVAAFNIALFGYYSVGPFIFSQLGLSAAEFGYSGVLLALGSGLGAWLNKRLLNRGMNGDQLVLTAAGLAVLGGLLVLLLQDSWLFVGPMLLVVLAFGMAIPNVLGAALVRYADRLGSAAAVFGLLYYLVIGAGLTLVAWAQNLGWSLLICGVAALWMATPRVFRS; encoded by the coding sequence ATGAACCTAAAAAAAATAGGGGTGTTGGCGGTGGTGTTGCTGATGTTTCCGCAACTGGCCCAAACGCTTTACAGCCCGGCCCTGGGTGATATCGGTCGGGCGTTTGCGGTTGGGCCTGAACGGGCAGGGCAGACCCTTTCGGTGTATTTCCTGGCGTTCGCGTTCGGGGTGGTGGTGTGGGGCCGGTTGTGCGATCGCTGGGGGCGTCGACCGGTGATGTTGGCCGGGCTGGCCTTATATATTGGCGCCACGGCGCTGGCCTTGGGTGTAAGCACGTTCAATGCTTTGTTACTGGCCCAGGCCCTGGCCGCGTTTGGCGCGGCAGTAGGCTCGGTGGCGACGCAGACGATCTTGCGCGACCGTTTCCATGGTGCGCAATTGGCCCAAGTGTTTTCCATAATGGGCGTTGCCCTTGCTGCCAGCCCGGCGCTTGGTTTGTTCAGCGGCGCGACCCTGGTGCAGCACTTTGGTTATCGCGGCATGCTCACGGGCTTGTTGCTGCTGGCATTGGCATTATGGGGCTGGTGCGTCTGGGCCTTGCCTGAAACACGTCCAGTGTCATTGCCGACGGCATCGCTGCTCGAGACTCTGAACCTGATGCTCAGGGACGCAGCGATTTGGCGCTCGGTCGGGTTGGTGGCGGCGTTCAATATCGCGTTGTTCGGCTATTACAGCGTGGGCCCGTTTATCTTTTCACAACTGGGGTTGTCCGCCGCTGAGTTTGGTTACAGCGGTGTGCTGCTGGCGCTGGGGTCTGGGCTCGGGGCCTGGCTGAACAAGCGGTTGCTCAACCGTGGCATGAACGGTGATCAGTTGGTACTGACCGCCGCCGGATTAGCGGTGTTGGGTGGCTTGCTGGTCTTGCTGCTGCAAGACAGCTGGTTGTTCGTAGGGCCGATGTTGCTTGTGGTGCTGGCATTCGGCATGGCGATTCCTAATGTGCTCGGGGCCGCGCTTGTACGTTATGCCGACCGCCTTGGCAGCGCCGCCGCGGTATTCGGCTTGCTGTATTACCTGGTCATCGGCGCGGGACTGACCCTGGTGGCCTGGGCCCAGAACCTTGGCTGGAGTCTGTTGATCTGCGGCGTGGCGGCGCTGTGGATGGCAACGCCGCGGGTGTTCAGAAGTTGA
- a CDS encoding polyamine ABC transporter substrate-binding protein codes for MRLVKKLLPLALVAAFSSASQAAPTVSVYNWTDYIGETTLADFQAKTGINVIYDVFDSNETLEGKLLAGRTGYDVVVPSNHFLARQVKAGAFLKLDRSQLPNFKNLDPKLLKLLEKNDPGNAHSVPYLWGTNGIGYNVDKVKQVLGVDHIDSWAVLFEPENIKKLHECGVAFLDSADELFPAILNYMGKDPRSENPEDYKQAEAKLLTLRPYITYFHSSKYISDLANGDICVAFGYSGDVFQAANRAKEAKNGVNIAYAIPKEGSNLWFDLLAIPADAGNPKEAHAFINYLLDPEVIAKVSASVGYANANPAAKPFMAPELVNNPEVYPSQEVLDKLYISTTPTPATMRLMTRAWSKVKTNK; via the coding sequence ATGCGTCTTGTGAAAAAGCTTCTCCCACTGGCTCTGGTGGCGGCGTTCAGCAGTGCAAGCCAGGCCGCGCCGACGGTCAGCGTCTACAACTGGACCGATTATATCGGCGAGACCACCCTGGCCGATTTCCAGGCCAAGACCGGGATCAACGTCATCTATGACGTGTTCGACTCCAACGAAACCCTGGAAGGCAAGCTGCTCGCGGGGCGCACCGGCTACGACGTGGTGGTGCCGTCCAACCACTTTCTGGCGCGCCAGGTGAAAGCCGGCGCGTTCCTCAAGCTGGACCGCTCGCAGTTGCCGAACTTCAAGAACCTCGACCCCAAGTTGCTCAAGCTGCTGGAGAAAAACGATCCGGGCAACGCCCACTCGGTGCCCTACCTGTGGGGCACCAACGGCATCGGCTATAACGTCGACAAGGTCAAGCAGGTGCTCGGCGTAGACCACATCGATTCGTGGGCGGTGCTGTTCGAACCCGAGAACATCAAGAAGCTGCACGAGTGCGGCGTGGCCTTCCTCGATTCGGCGGACGAGCTGTTCCCGGCGATCCTCAACTACATGGGCAAAGACCCGCGCAGCGAGAACCCCGAGGATTACAAACAGGCTGAGGCCAAGCTGTTGACGCTGCGGCCGTACATCACCTATTTCCACTCCTCCAAGTACATTTCGGACTTGGCCAACGGTGATATCTGTGTGGCTTTCGGTTATTCCGGCGACGTTTTTCAGGCCGCCAACCGCGCCAAGGAAGCCAAGAACGGCGTGAATATCGCGTACGCGATTCCCAAGGAAGGCTCCAACCTGTGGTTCGACCTGCTGGCCATTCCCGCCGACGCCGGCAACCCGAAAGAAGCCCACGCCTTTATCAACTACCTGCTCGACCCTGAGGTAATCGCCAAGGTCAGTGCCTCGGTCGGTTATGCCAACGCCAACCCGGCGGCCAAGCCCTTTATGGCGCCGGAACTGGTGAACAACCCTGAGGTGTACCCGTCTCAGGAAGTGCTCGACAAACTCTATATTTCCACCACGCCGACCCCGGCGACCATGCGCCTGATGACCCGCGCCTGGAGCAAAGTGAAGACCAACAAATGA
- a CDS encoding helix-turn-helix domain-containing protein: MTQATALRVQAFTTGDVAAQCSATPGWVQQYQQMSPGHFAGHIRYLDLQGVQVYEECMNTRVEQHFNAPPGALAFCFDGSDNALYMLNGESRNTWITPENYREVAVVFGPQFVQRHGLDVAKLEGLFMAPLTCQQNALFTRWLSGTLTRLSATLDPISRDTLTQQLLDDCLFILDNACVCLDRSSLQRRSAERQLMARIGEWAADAPDETVNLLELAQIAGVPLRHLQQGFKTYTGMSPAQWLRLRRLNGARRELLSATDTTVAEVAMNWSFWHLGRFSNSYRALFKELPSETLKRHA; this comes from the coding sequence ATGACACAGGCAACAGCTTTGCGCGTACAGGCCTTCACCACCGGTGATGTGGCCGCTCAATGCAGTGCGACACCCGGTTGGGTGCAGCAGTACCAGCAGATGTCCCCGGGGCATTTTGCCGGGCATATCCGCTACCTCGACCTGCAAGGCGTGCAGGTGTACGAAGAGTGCATGAACACGCGCGTGGAACAGCACTTCAACGCCCCGCCGGGCGCGCTGGCGTTCTGTTTCGATGGCAGCGACAACGCGCTGTACATGCTCAATGGTGAAAGCCGCAACACCTGGATCACCCCGGAAAATTACCGTGAAGTGGCCGTCGTGTTCGGCCCGCAGTTCGTCCAGCGCCATGGGCTGGACGTGGCGAAACTGGAAGGGTTGTTCATGGCACCGCTGACGTGCCAGCAAAACGCGCTGTTCACGCGCTGGCTCAGCGGCACGCTGACACGGTTGTCCGCCACGCTCGACCCGATCAGCCGCGACACCCTCACCCAACAGTTACTCGACGATTGCCTGTTCATTCTCGACAACGCGTGCGTGTGCCTGGACCGTAGCTCGTTACAGCGTCGCAGTGCAGAACGCCAGTTGATGGCGCGCATCGGCGAGTGGGCGGCGGATGCACCGGACGAAACCGTCAACTTGCTCGAACTGGCGCAGATTGCCGGCGTGCCGCTGCGTCACTTGCAGCAAGGGTTCAAGACCTACACCGGCATGAGCCCGGCGCAGTGGTTGCGCCTGCGGCGTTTGAACGGCGCCCGCCGCGAACTGCTCAGCGCCACCGACACCACCGTGGCCGAAGTGGCGATGAACTGGTCGTTCTGGCATTTGGGGCGGTTTTCCAACAGCTATCGGGCGTTGTTCAAGGAACTGCCCAGCGAGACCCTCAAGCGCCACGCTTGA